A stretch of Pseudomonas sp. CCC3.1 DNA encodes these proteins:
- a CDS encoding WD40/YVTN/BNR-like repeat-containing protein translates to MRALIGYLVCLIVAATIAFTFSAHKPVSDETAQLRPDRLQINGMLYLDQRVVAVGERGNILLSDDQGGTWQSAAVTPQRDLTLTALVALDDKSLLAVGHDGWILRSVDAGANWAEVRYDADVAEPLLGIWNAGGKQVLAFGSFGKFYQSNDDGRTWQASALEVDSAHLNGMDGGADGRRMLVGEQGLVMRSDDAGRTWHKLPAFYNGSLFGVVRLSPDRWVTYGMRGHVFVSQNFGQTWAPVNVGNQLPLYGHVLLPNGGGLLIVGAGSSMVRLDGNGHLLNATRLSGLGTLTSAVLVNARRLLVGGERGVFQGTDGSVAALGQ, encoded by the coding sequence ATGCGTGCATTGATCGGCTATCTGGTTTGCCTGATTGTGGCGGCAACCATCGCGTTTACGTTCTCTGCCCATAAACCGGTTAGCGACGAGACGGCCCAACTGCGTCCCGACCGCCTGCAAATCAACGGCATGCTGTACCTCGACCAGCGCGTGGTAGCGGTGGGCGAGCGCGGCAATATTCTGCTCAGTGATGATCAGGGGGGGACTTGGCAATCAGCGGCGGTCACGCCACAACGGGATTTGACCCTGACGGCGCTGGTGGCGCTGGACGATAAAAGCCTGTTGGCGGTCGGCCATGACGGCTGGATTCTGCGTTCGGTCGATGCGGGCGCGAACTGGGCTGAGGTGCGCTACGACGCCGATGTCGCCGAGCCTTTGCTGGGCATCTGGAATGCCGGGGGCAAGCAAGTACTGGCGTTTGGCAGCTTCGGCAAGTTTTACCAGTCCAATGATGACGGCCGTACCTGGCAAGCGTCGGCGCTGGAGGTCGACAGCGCTCACCTCAACGGCATGGACGGCGGCGCCGATGGGCGGCGGATGCTGGTTGGCGAGCAAGGGCTGGTGATGCGCAGTGATGATGCCGGACGTACCTGGCACAAGCTGCCCGCGTTTTATAACGGCTCTCTGTTTGGTGTGGTGCGCCTGAGCCCTGATCGTTGGGTGACGTACGGCATGCGCGGTCATGTGTTTGTCAGTCAGAACTTTGGTCAGACCTGGGCCCCGGTCAATGTGGGCAACCAGTTACCGCTCTACGGCCACGTACTGCTGCCCAACGGCGGCGGCCTGCTGATTGTCGGGGCGGGCAGTTCCATGGTGCGCCTCGACGGCAACGGCCACTTGCTCAATGCCACACGCTTGTCAGGCCTGGGGACCTTGACCTCGGCTGTGCTGGTGAACGCGCGACGCCTGCTGGTCGGAGGTGAGCGCGGTGTGTTCCAAGGCACAGACGGCAGCGTTGCTGCGCTTGGACAATAA